The genomic window TCGCTGCGAACCAGAGCAATCACTGTGTGCCACCTTGGAGGTGAGGGTGTCCCAGAGCGCAGGCGAGCCCGGGTCGAAGGACTTCGTCGAGGTCCGGCTGCCCGCGGCGGGGGCGTATCTGTCGGTCTTGCGGACGGCCACGGCCGGTCTCGCGGCCCGGCTGGACTTCACCCTCGACGAAATCGAGGATCTGCGGATCGCCGTCGACGAGGCGTGCGCGATCCTGTTGCAGCAGGCGGTGCCCGGCAGCGTGTTGAGCTGCGTGTTCCGGCTGGTCGGGGATTCGCTGTGGGTGACGGTCGCGGCGCCCACCACCGACGGCCGGGCCCCGGAGCGCGACACCTTCGCCTGGACGGTGCTCTCCGCACTGGCCGGCGAGGTGGACTCCACCGTCGCCGAGGACAAGACGGTCAGCATCAGTCTGCACAAGAAGCGCGGCGCCGTTCCCGGGCTGTCGTGATGCTCGCGGACAGGGCGGCGCCGCCGCCGACGACGTCAGGGTCAGCGTGTCCCGGTCCACCTGCGGGCCGGTGACGGTACAACCGTGCAGGAAGACGGGGAAACGCCATGAGTGCTGAGCTGTCCCGGGGGGAGAACCCCGGCACGCCCGCGGAGCACGACCTGCCCGCGGCGCGCGGTCGCGCCTCCGTACCCGCCCAGCAGCCGGACCCCGCGGGTCCGGCCGGGCGGCCGCAGGCGGCTGGCGACGCGGCCAGGCCCCATCCCGAGCCCGTGGGCGGGCAGACCCCTAGGGACGCAATGGACGCGGCGGAGCAGGCGAAGGCGATGGAGCAGCAGCCGGACCAGCCGGCCGGGAAGCCGGCGGGAGAACAGCACGACGAGCACCCGGCGCAGGAACAGCCGCAGGAGCAGCCGGATGAGCAGCCCGCGGCGCACGACCCGCACGACCGGGCCGGCGCACGGGCGCTCTTCGTCGAGCTGAGCCGGCTCCCCGAGGGCTCGCCCGAGCGGGCCGAACTGCGCAACCAGCTGGTCCGGATGCACCTGCCGCTGGTCGAGCACCTGGCCCGGCGGTTCCGCAACCGCGGCGAGCCGCTGGACGACCTCACCCAGGTCGCCACCATCGGGCTGATCAAGTCGGTGGACCGCTTCGACGTCGACCGCGGGGTGGAGTTCTCCACCTACGCCACGCCGACGGTGGTCGGCGAGATCAAACGCCACTTCCGTGACAAGGGGTGGGCGGTACGGGTGCCGCGCCGGCTGCAGGAACTGCGGCTGGCCCTCACCACCGCGACCGGCGAGCTGTCCCAGCGGCACGGGCGCGCCC from Streptomyces sp. NBC_01198 includes these protein-coding regions:
- a CDS encoding RNA polymerase sigma factor SigF, whose protein sequence is MSAELSRGENPGTPAEHDLPAARGRASVPAQQPDPAGPAGRPQAAGDAARPHPEPVGGQTPRDAMDAAEQAKAMEQQPDQPAGKPAGEQHDEHPAQEQPQEQPDEQPAAHDPHDRAGARALFVELSRLPEGSPERAELRNQLVRMHLPLVEHLARRFRNRGEPLDDLTQVATIGLIKSVDRFDVDRGVEFSTYATPTVVGEIKRHFRDKGWAVRVPRRLQELRLALTTATGELSQRHGRAPTVHELAEHLKISEEEVLEGLESANAYSTLSLDVPDTDDESPAVADTLGSEDEALEGVEYRESLKPLLEQLPPREKTILLLRFFGNMTQSQIAQEVGISQMHVSRLLARTLAQLRDKLLIEE
- a CDS encoding anti-sigma regulatory factor, with the translated sequence MSQSAGEPGSKDFVEVRLPAAGAYLSVLRTATAGLAARLDFTLDEIEDLRIAVDEACAILLQQAVPGSVLSCVFRLVGDSLWVTVAAPTTDGRAPERDTFAWTVLSALAGEVDSTVAEDKTVSISLHKKRGAVPGLS